A single genomic interval of Stieleria maiorica harbors:
- a CDS encoding flagellar biosynthesis protein FlhA, producing the protein MSPIQRFRPWLLPIGVMACLVVIMMPLPTVIMDFLLAGNIALAVVILLTTIHVATPLEFSVFPTLLLATTLSRLVLNIATTRLILADAPTAGDDAAGGVIRSFGQFVAGNQIEVGLVLFLILVVVQFVVITKGATRISEVAARFALDGMPGRQSAIDADLNAGNIDAETAAGKRDELIAEADFYAAMDGAGKFVRGDAVAGLVITAINIIGGLYLGIVGSGMGVADAASVFTKLTIGDGLVSQIPSLLISLSAGILVTRGTRKTDLADNFVTQLLGNSKALLIAGGFLLVLVVTGLPPIPLILLGSGCVLIATTLDRNAKQQAAEELQRRETESQSATPTQKRVEDFLAVDPLEVAIGLGLLPLADPIRGGDLMQRIASLRNQMAAEIGIVLPKVRVRDDATLGQQEYEIRLFGDFVARGQLRVEKLLASSDGRTTGNLEGEPTQEFGGGTSVWIDPVGREQAMIYGFKTRTAPGVLADHLEQVARAHADELLSHDATKHLLDELRQVAPAMVDDLVPNRLSINDVQKVLQGLLREGIPIRQLGIILEALGDAAGQNHDSLEQIEHVRRRLARTLCSGLRDEQRILRVVTLDAATAANQFSTRDHKTPDVTCDAIRQAVKNLSNEGYPPVLLVGPRLRRRVKQVTEEAGIWTHVLSTQEITNDTQLEIHSTIGFQPSTAAA; encoded by the coding sequence TTGTCCCCGATCCAACGATTCCGTCCCTGGTTGCTGCCGATCGGAGTGATGGCCTGTCTGGTCGTGATCATGATGCCGCTGCCGACGGTGATCATGGACTTTTTGCTGGCCGGCAACATTGCCCTGGCGGTGGTGATTTTGCTGACGACGATTCATGTCGCCACGCCGCTGGAATTCAGCGTGTTTCCGACGCTGCTGCTGGCGACCACGCTGTCTCGGTTGGTACTGAACATCGCGACGACGCGACTGATTTTGGCCGACGCGCCCACCGCGGGCGACGACGCCGCCGGCGGCGTGATCCGGTCCTTCGGGCAGTTCGTCGCCGGCAATCAGATTGAAGTCGGGTTGGTGTTGTTTTTAATCTTGGTGGTGGTCCAGTTTGTGGTGATCACCAAAGGGGCGACGCGGATCAGCGAAGTTGCCGCCCGGTTCGCTCTGGACGGAATGCCGGGACGTCAATCGGCCATCGATGCCGACCTGAACGCGGGCAACATCGACGCGGAAACGGCGGCGGGAAAACGTGACGAACTGATCGCCGAAGCCGACTTTTATGCCGCGATGGATGGTGCGGGAAAATTCGTCCGTGGCGATGCGGTCGCCGGGCTGGTCATCACCGCCATCAACATCATCGGCGGGCTGTACCTGGGCATCGTCGGCTCGGGCATGGGGGTGGCCGACGCCGCATCGGTGTTTACCAAACTGACGATCGGTGACGGGTTGGTCAGCCAGATCCCCTCGCTGTTGATCTCGCTCTCAGCCGGCATCCTGGTCACCCGCGGCACCCGGAAAACGGATCTGGCGGACAACTTTGTCACTCAACTGCTGGGAAACTCCAAAGCCTTGCTGATTGCCGGCGGCTTTCTGTTGGTGCTGGTCGTCACCGGCCTTCCGCCAATTCCCCTGATCTTGCTGGGAAGCGGATGTGTTTTGATCGCGACGACGCTTGACCGCAACGCGAAACAACAGGCCGCCGAAGAACTGCAACGGCGTGAAACCGAATCGCAATCGGCGACGCCGACTCAGAAACGCGTCGAAGACTTCCTGGCCGTCGACCCACTGGAAGTGGCGATCGGGCTGGGGCTGCTGCCGCTGGCCGACCCGATCCGCGGCGGTGATTTGATGCAACGCATCGCCAGTCTGCGGAATCAAATGGCCGCGGAAATCGGCATCGTCCTGCCCAAAGTACGCGTTCGTGACGACGCGACACTGGGACAACAGGAGTACGAGATCCGCCTGTTCGGTGACTTCGTCGCCCGCGGCCAATTACGCGTCGAGAAACTGCTTGCCAGCAGCGACGGCAGAACGACAGGAAACCTCGAGGGTGAACCGACGCAGGAGTTCGGCGGCGGGACGTCGGTCTGGATCGATCCGGTGGGCCGCGAACAGGCGATGATCTACGGATTCAAGACACGCACGGCTCCCGGCGTGCTGGCCGACCACCTGGAACAAGTCGCCCGCGCACACGCCGACGAATTGCTGTCCCATGATGCGACCAAGCACCTGCTGGATGAACTGCGTCAGGTCGCTCCGGCGATGGTCGATGATTTGGTCCCGAATCGCTTGTCGATCAATGACGTGCAAAAGGTCTTGCAGGGGCTGTTGCGCGAGGGCATTCCGATTCGTCAATTGGGCATCATTCTTGAGGCGCTCGGGGACGCGGCCGGCCAAAATCACGATTCGCTGGAACAAATCGAACACGTGCGCAGGCGTCTAGCACGAACCCTCTGTTCCGGGCTCCGCGACGAACAACGGATCTTGCGCGTCGTCACACTCGACGCGGCGACCGCGGCCAATCAATTTTCAACCCGAGACCACAAAACACCAGACGTCACTTGCGACGCAATTCGTCAAGCCGTTAAGAACCTATCCAACGAAGGATACCCGCCGGTCCTCTTGGTCGGTCCCCGCCTTCGACGCCGCGTGAAACAGGTGACCGAAGAAGCGGGCATCTGGACCCACGTGTTGTCCACCCAAGAAATCACCAACGACACCCAATTGGAAATCCACTCGACGATCGGCTTCCAACCCTCCACCGCCGCCGCTTAG
- the flhF gene encoding flagellar biosynthesis protein FlhF — protein MQVKIFRAANLQAALEEIREQLGPHASVLRTRQCRDGWMGWLGRSYVEVTASTGDQQRDAGELPTDDSHPFPGRVPAATHTPGTMPIDSRQTLSVVPRLPEDDRRFAAGTSRINPPGIHPRSFADPTSQYRTGLISLGVSETVADRWIRSTSGFVANLDDRWDQSWLEQLERSVAREIRLSGPIRLSPGERRIVALIGPTGVGKTTTVAKLAAGFRLRSKRRVGLLTIDTFRIAAVQQLQAYAQIMDLPMSVVESSDQMRGAIDQLGDVDLILIDTAGRSPKGDMNIAGLAELLRTAQPDETHLVISATSTAAVVQSALDGFAAARPTAAILSKLDETPYTAGVLSALAASRDRIGLPISYVTNGQHVPDDIAIATAESLVERLVPAPVSVRQIEAA, from the coding sequence ATGCAAGTCAAAATATTCCGAGCCGCGAATCTGCAAGCTGCCCTGGAAGAGATCCGGGAACAGCTCGGACCCCATGCATCCGTACTGCGAACGCGCCAGTGTCGCGACGGCTGGATGGGATGGCTGGGCCGAAGCTACGTGGAAGTGACGGCCAGCACCGGCGACCAACAACGTGACGCTGGCGAGTTGCCCACGGACGATTCACATCCTTTCCCAGGTCGCGTGCCGGCGGCGACGCACACACCGGGCACGATGCCGATCGACTCGCGCCAAACCCTGTCGGTCGTGCCGCGTCTGCCGGAGGATGATCGACGTTTCGCAGCGGGCACGTCCCGGATCAACCCGCCGGGCATCCACCCGCGTTCCTTCGCGGACCCGACGTCGCAGTACCGCACCGGTCTGATCTCGCTGGGCGTTTCCGAAACCGTGGCCGATCGCTGGATCCGTTCGACCAGCGGCTTTGTCGCCAACCTGGACGACCGCTGGGATCAATCCTGGCTGGAACAACTCGAGCGCAGCGTGGCCCGCGAAATCCGTCTGAGCGGGCCGATCCGGCTGAGCCCCGGCGAACGCCGCATCGTCGCCCTGATCGGACCGACCGGCGTCGGAAAGACCACCACGGTGGCAAAGCTGGCCGCCGGATTCCGACTCCGATCCAAACGACGCGTCGGACTGTTGACGATCGACACGTTCCGCATCGCCGCCGTCCAACAGCTCCAGGCCTATGCCCAAATCATGGACCTGCCGATGAGTGTGGTCGAGTCGAGCGACCAGATGCGTGGGGCGATCGATCAGCTGGGCGACGTGGACCTGATTCTGATCGACACCGCCGGACGCAGTCCCAAGGGCGACATGAACATCGCCGGGCTGGCCGAGTTGTTGCGAACCGCCCAGCCCGATGAAACCCACCTGGTGATCAGCGCGACCAGCACGGCCGCGGTCGTCCAATCCGCACTCGACGGGTTCGCCGCCGCCCGACCGACCGCTGCGATCCTGTCCAAACTTGACGAGACACCTTACACCGCCGGCGTCCTTTCGGCGCTGGCCGCCTCGCGTGACCGCATCGGGTTGCCGATCAGCTACGTGACCAATGGACAACATGTCCCCGATGACATCGCCATCGCAACCGCCGAATCATTGGTCGAGCGATTGGTCCCGGCTCCGGTCAGCGTGCGACAGATCGAAGCCGCCTGA